From a single Miscanthus floridulus cultivar M001 chromosome 8, ASM1932011v1, whole genome shotgun sequence genomic region:
- the LOC136470125 gene encoding uncharacterized protein encodes MYLRCLVGDRPREWLRWLPWAEYLFNTAYQTSLRDTPFRIVYGRDPPSIRSYEPGDTRVPAVAKTMEERATFLADIRYHLEQAQAYQKRFYDRAHREVTYQVGD; translated from the coding sequence atgtacctccGGTGCTTAGTGGGGGACAGGCCGCGCGAATGGCTTCGGTGGCTGCCATGGGCAGAGTACCTCTTCAACACAGCGTACCAGACGTCTTTGCGGGACACTCCCTTCCGCATTGTCTACGGGCGTGATCCTCCCTCCATCCGCTCCTATGAACCTGGGGACACCAGGGTGCCGGCCGTCGCCAAGACAATGGAGGAGCGTGCGACATTCCTAGCGGACATCCGCTATCATCTGGAGCAGGCACAGGCATACCAGAAGCGCTTCTACGACCGCGCGCACCGAGAGGTCACCTATCAAGTGGGTGACTAG